The following proteins are co-located in the Chloroflexia bacterium SDU3-3 genome:
- the mce gene encoding methylmalonyl-CoA epimerase, whose translation MFTDVDHIGIVVQDLEAGVAFYQRAFGVKEWEVLELPERHMRVAVAEVGDVLIEMITPTSEEASFAKFLRERGQGFHHIAYRVDDIRAALDQLRAEGVQLIDQEPRPGIHSTLVAFVHPKAAMGMLVELVQHV comes from the coding sequence ATGTTCACCGACGTTGATCATATCGGCATCGTGGTGCAGGATCTGGAGGCCGGGGTGGCCTTCTACCAGCGGGCCTTCGGCGTGAAGGAGTGGGAGGTGCTGGAGCTGCCCGAGCGCCACATGCGCGTGGCGGTGGCCGAGGTGGGCGATGTGCTGATCGAGATGATCACGCCCACATCCGAGGAGGCCAGCTTCGCCAAGTTCCTGCGCGAGCGCGGCCAGGGCTTCCACCACATTGCCTACCGCGTGGATGACATCCGCGCCGCCCTCGACCAGCTGCGCGCCGAGGGGGTGCAGCTGATCGATCAGGAGCCGCGCCCCGGCATCCACAGCACCCTGGTGGCCTTCGTGCACCCCAAGGCCGCCATGGGCATGCTTGTCGAGCTGGTCCAGCACGTGTAG
- a CDS encoding glycosyltransferase family 1 protein, with product MSKPIQILHAVPGIGRGGGVKSWLMHVLRHIDRERFQFTFLVHQARTSDPHDYEDEMRALGARVLHLQLPLPNPPGYIRATERIIREGGPFDIVHAHGFLILGVPLRAAARAGVPLRVAHSHNAPAGVAWAAQGALLSSISTRWVRRYMTHGLGCSQAACAALFGREWRQLSQVLHIGVEWGAFQQPVDSAAVRAELGIPPQARVFGHVGRFDPQKNHAFWVEVASRIAEQDADARFLLVGDGPLRPKIEQALRQRGLAQRCVFTGVRPDVPRLMQAMDCFLFPSAYEGLPITLLEAQAVGLPCLASDRITAESTVVPQLVRYMSLRTPPAQWAQAALAMASQHPRAAEHAAAWRAVADSTFSIARSVEALSTFYRDIAAQGALAQRSLAAA from the coding sequence ATGTCCAAGCCGATCCAGATCTTACACGCGGTCCCCGGCATCGGGCGTGGCGGCGGGGTGAAATCGTGGCTGATGCACGTGCTGCGCCACATCGACCGCGAGCGCTTCCAGTTCACCTTTCTGGTGCACCAGGCCCGCACCAGCGACCCGCACGACTACGAGGATGAGATGCGCGCGCTGGGTGCGCGGGTGCTGCATCTGCAGCTGCCGCTGCCCAACCCTCCCGGCTACATCCGCGCCACCGAGCGGATCATCCGCGAGGGCGGCCCGTTCGACATCGTGCACGCGCATGGCTTCCTGATCCTGGGCGTGCCGCTGCGGGCGGCGGCGCGGGCGGGTGTGCCGCTGCGGGTGGCGCACTCGCACAACGCGCCCGCCGGTGTGGCCTGGGCGGCGCAGGGCGCGCTGCTCAGCAGCATCTCCACGCGCTGGGTGCGCCGCTATATGACCCACGGGCTGGGCTGCTCGCAGGCGGCGTGCGCCGCGCTGTTCGGGCGCGAGTGGCGGCAGCTCAGCCAGGTGCTCCACATCGGTGTGGAGTGGGGCGCGTTCCAGCAGCCTGTCGACAGCGCCGCCGTGCGGGCCGAGCTGGGCATACCGCCGCAGGCCCGTGTGTTCGGCCATGTGGGTCGCTTCGACCCGCAGAAGAACCACGCCTTTTGGGTGGAGGTGGCCAGCCGGATCGCCGAGCAGGATGCGGACGCCCGCTTCCTGCTGGTGGGCGACGGCCCGCTCCGCCCGAAGATTGAGCAGGCTCTGAGGCAGCGTGGCCTCGCGCAGCGCTGCGTGTTCACCGGCGTGCGCCCGGATGTGCCGCGCCTGATGCAGGCCATGGACTGTTTCCTGTTCCCCAGCGCGTACGAGGGCCTGCCCATCACGCTGCTGGAGGCCCAGGCGGTGGGCCTTCCCTGCCTGGCCAGCGACCGGATCACTGCCGAGTCGACGGTGGTGCCCCAGCTGGTGCGCTATATGTCGCTGCGCACGCCGCCCGCCCAGTGGGCGCAGGCCGCGCTGGCCATGGCCAGCCAGCACCCGCGCGCCGCCGAGCACGCCGCCGCCTGGCGGGCGGTGGCCGACAGCACGTTCTCGATCGCCCGCAGCGTCGAGGCGCTCTCGACCTTCTACCGAGATATCGCCGCCCAGGGGGCGCTGGCCCAGCGCAGCCTGGCGGCTGCCTAG
- a CDS encoding cobalamin B12-binding domain-containing protein yields MPHTIRVLVAKPGLDGHDRGAKIIARALRDAGMEVIYTGLQQTPSMIVEAAIQEDVDVIGLSILSGAHLTLLPHVTRLLAQERAEDILVIAGGIIPPADAQLLKEQHGIAEVFTPGSPMSEIVRYIEEHVRSAKDLELPATA; encoded by the coding sequence GTGCCGCACACAATTCGCGTTCTTGTCGCCAAGCCAGGGCTAGACGGCCACGACCGAGGAGCCAAGATCATCGCCCGCGCCTTGCGCGACGCCGGGATGGAGGTTATCTACACCGGACTTCAGCAGACGCCGAGCATGATCGTTGAGGCCGCCATTCAGGAGGATGTCGACGTGATCGGCCTCTCCATCCTCTCCGGCGCGCACCTCACGCTGCTGCCGCACGTCACGCGGCTGCTGGCCCAGGAGCGCGCCGAGGACATCCTGGTGATTGCTGGCGGCATCATTCCGCCTGCGGATGCCCAGCTCCTCAAGGAGCAGCACGGCATCGCCGAGGTCTTCACGCCCGGCTCGCCCATGAGCGAGATCGTGCGCTACATCGAGGAGCACGTGCGCAGTGCAAAAGATTTGGAGCTGCCCGCCACAGCCTAG
- a CDS encoding bifunctional oligoribonuclease/PAP phosphatase NrnA: MLQRISEAQHILLLTHVNPDGDAIGSMLSMWHALTAMGKRATPLASSVLPKMAAWLPGVPAIQVYTPGQSLPDADLIIMTDTASFARTGDVFAEHELALRDLPVLVVDHHETNTGMGEVSLVQPEAASACEILLRLFQAMGVDVTPELATCLMFGVLTDTQCFQTDSTTPETMRIGAELLALGADQASAVKEMFYARPLSTAVLIGMALANLQTDGVIAWATVTQAMLHGSGAEDGAVDELVLEMQRIEGLPALVMFKELPTGATKISLRSQPPINVATLAKRWKGGGHAQAAGAVLPMPPAQAAEEVLPALRDLVAEHGQRVILSVAL; this comes from the coding sequence ATGCTCCAGCGCATCAGCGAGGCCCAGCACATCCTGCTGCTCACCCACGTCAACCCAGATGGCGACGCCATTGGCTCGATGCTGAGCATGTGGCACGCCCTCACGGCCATGGGCAAGCGCGCCACGCCGCTGGCCTCCTCGGTGCTGCCGAAGATGGCCGCCTGGCTGCCCGGCGTGCCCGCCATCCAGGTCTACACCCCCGGCCAGAGCCTGCCCGATGCCGACCTGATCATTATGACCGACACCGCCAGCTTTGCCCGTACCGGCGATGTGTTCGCCGAGCACGAGCTGGCCCTGCGCGACCTGCCGGTGCTGGTGGTGGACCACCACGAGACCAACACCGGCATGGGCGAGGTGAGCCTGGTGCAGCCCGAGGCCGCCTCGGCCTGCGAGATCCTGCTGCGCCTGTTCCAGGCCATGGGCGTGGATGTGACGCCCGAGCTGGCCACCTGCCTGATGTTCGGCGTGCTGACCGACACCCAGTGCTTCCAGACCGACTCGACCACGCCCGAGACCATGCGGATCGGGGCCGAGCTGCTGGCGCTGGGGGCCGACCAGGCCAGCGCGGTGAAGGAGATGTTCTACGCCCGCCCGCTGAGCACCGCCGTGCTGATCGGCATGGCCCTTGCCAACCTTCAGACCGATGGCGTGATCGCGTGGGCCACCGTGACTCAGGCCATGCTGCACGGCAGCGGCGCGGAGGATGGCGCGGTGGATGAGCTGGTGCTTGAGATGCAGCGCATCGAGGGCCTGCCCGCCCTGGTGATGTTCAAAGAGCTGCCCACCGGCGCCACCAAGATCAGCCTGCGCTCGCAGCCGCCGATCAACGTGGCCACGCTGGCCAAGCGCTGGAAGGGCGGCGGACACGCCCAGGCCGCCGGGGCCGTGCTGCCAATGCCGCCCGCCCAGGCCGCCGAGGAGGTGCTGCCCGCCCTCCGTGATCTGGTGGCCGAGCACGGCCAGCGGGTCATTCTCTCGGTCGCGCTCTAA
- a CDS encoding methylmalonyl-CoA mutase, giving the protein MSEQQTAEQAIEVKPVYRAEDVAVAHADPGQYPFTRGIYPTMYKGRLWTMRQYAGFASARESNQRYRYLLTQGQTGLSVAFDLPTQLGLDSDDPRAEGEIGKVGVAIDSLEDMKILFDGIPLDKVTTSMTINAPASVLLMLYDLVAEQQGVSSDKLGGTIQNDILKEYVARGTYIFPPRPSMRLITDTFSYCQAHIPRWNTISISGYHIREAGSTAAQEIAFTLADGIAYVEAAIRAGLDVDEFAPRLSFFFNAHNGFLHEVAKFRAARQLWATIMKERFGAKKPQSQMLRFHTQTAGSSLTAQQPLNNVVRTTLQALSAVLGGTQSLHTNSFDEALGLPTTESATLALRTQQIIAHESGVAETADPFAGSYAVESLTAALMAEASALIAQIDDMGGAVSVIEQGWMQEQIADAAYAYQQRVESVEQVVVGMNRFTSAEEVTPPIFTPNNEVAHEQATSLARLRAGRDNAAVQKALAELDQAARGSDNVLYPMREALKCYATVGEVCGVLRTIWGEYRPEVRL; this is encoded by the coding sequence ATGAGCGAGCAGCAGACCGCCGAGCAGGCCATCGAGGTGAAGCCCGTCTACCGCGCCGAGGATGTCGCGGTGGCCCACGCCGATCCCGGCCAGTACCCCTTCACGCGCGGCATCTACCCCACGATGTACAAGGGCCGCCTGTGGACCATGCGCCAGTACGCCGGGTTCGCCTCGGCCCGCGAGAGCAACCAGCGCTACCGCTACCTGCTGACCCAGGGCCAGACCGGCCTCTCGGTGGCCTTCGACCTGCCCACCCAGCTGGGCCTCGACTCGGATGACCCGCGCGCCGAGGGCGAGATCGGCAAGGTCGGCGTGGCGATCGACAGCCTGGAGGACATGAAGATCCTCTTCGACGGTATCCCGCTGGATAAAGTCACCACCTCGATGACGATCAACGCCCCGGCCTCGGTGCTGCTCATGCTCTACGATCTGGTGGCCGAGCAGCAGGGCGTCTCATCCGACAAGCTGGGCGGCACCATCCAGAACGACATTCTGAAGGAGTATGTGGCGCGCGGCACATACATCTTCCCGCCGCGCCCATCCATGCGCCTGATCACCGACACTTTCTCGTACTGCCAGGCCCACATCCCGCGCTGGAACACTATCTCGATCTCGGGCTACCACATCCGCGAGGCGGGCAGCACGGCGGCGCAGGAGATCGCCTTCACGCTGGCCGACGGCATCGCCTATGTCGAGGCCGCCATCCGCGCCGGGCTGGATGTGGATGAGTTCGCGCCGCGCCTGTCGTTCTTCTTCAACGCCCACAACGGCTTTCTGCACGAGGTGGCCAAGTTCCGCGCCGCCCGCCAGCTCTGGGCCACGATCATGAAGGAGCGCTTCGGGGCCAAGAAGCCGCAGTCGCAGATGCTGCGCTTCCACACCCAGACGGCGGGGTCGAGCCTGACGGCCCAGCAGCCGCTGAACAATGTGGTGCGCACCACGCTTCAGGCGCTGTCGGCGGTGCTGGGCGGCACGCAGTCGCTGCACACCAATAGCTTCGACGAGGCCCTGGGCCTGCCCACCACCGAGAGCGCCACCCTGGCGCTGCGCACCCAGCAGATCATTGCCCACGAGAGCGGGGTAGCCGAGACCGCCGACCCCTTCGCCGGGTCGTACGCTGTCGAGTCGCTCACCGCCGCCCTGATGGCCGAGGCCAGCGCCCTGATCGCCCAGATCGACGACATGGGCGGCGCGGTCAGCGTGATCGAGCAGGGCTGGATGCAGGAGCAGATCGCCGATGCGGCCTACGCCTACCAGCAGCGCGTCGAGTCGGTCGAGCAGGTGGTAGTGGGCATGAACCGCTTCACCAGCGCCGAGGAGGTGACGCCGCCGATCTTCACGCCCAACAACGAGGTGGCGCACGAGCAGGCCACATCCCTGGCGCGGCTGCGCGCTGGCCGCGACAACGCCGCCGTGCAGAAGGCCCTGGCCGAGCTTGACCAGGCGGCGCGCGGCAGCGACAATGTGCTCTACCCCATGCGCGAGGCGCTGAAGTGCTACGCGACGGTGGGCGAGGTCTGCGGCGTGCTGCGCACGATCTGGGGCGAGTACCGGCCCGAGGTGCGCCTCTAG
- a CDS encoding MFS transporter has product MRRFKHALAAFEHPNYRLWFFGQLISFIGNGIQTTAQGYLMFELTQSSAGLGMVGFAAGIPIWLFTLYGGVLADRLSRRNILAVTQSIRMALVFILAALVFTGLIQPWHVIALAFAQGVTIAFNGPARQAFIPEIVGEKDIANAIALNATLNNLMTMIGPAIAGLVYVWVGPGWCFALNGLSFVVMVAALMLMKITPQPAPQKRSSTWDELKEGLSYIAHEPAVRALNMLTAAHGMLGMSIIVIFPAWAVRELHGDVSTNGLMLSARSLGALVGVVFLAFVSRSGQKGQLLSIATFAFPILLLIFTFVGWLPLALLLLVGTGMMAMWVQNLTNTLVQLHVPEDLRGRVMSAYVLISLGFAPLGALWIGLVGEQFGDPVVLMLNSGILLAVALGTYLFVPQVRELK; this is encoded by the coding sequence ATGCGGCGCTTCAAGCACGCGCTGGCCGCCTTCGAGCACCCGAACTACCGACTGTGGTTCTTCGGGCAGCTGATCTCGTTCATCGGCAACGGCATCCAGACCACGGCGCAGGGCTACCTGATGTTCGAGCTGACCCAGTCGTCGGCTGGGCTGGGCATGGTGGGTTTTGCGGCCGGCATCCCGATCTGGCTGTTCACGCTCTACGGCGGCGTGCTGGCCGACAGGCTCTCGCGCCGGAACATCCTGGCGGTGACGCAGAGCATCCGCATGGCGCTGGTGTTTATCCTCGCCGCGCTGGTGTTTACCGGGCTCATCCAGCCCTGGCACGTGATCGCGCTGGCCTTCGCGCAGGGCGTCACCATCGCGTTCAACGGCCCGGCGCGCCAGGCCTTCATCCCCGAGATCGTGGGCGAGAAGGACATCGCCAACGCCATCGCGCTGAACGCCACCCTGAACAACCTGATGACCATGATCGGCCCGGCGATCGCAGGCCTGGTGTACGTGTGGGTCGGGCCGGGCTGGTGCTTTGCGCTGAACGGACTCTCGTTTGTGGTGATGGTGGCGGCGCTGATGCTGATGAAGATCACGCCGCAGCCCGCGCCGCAGAAGCGCTCGTCCACCTGGGATGAGCTGAAAGAGGGCCTAAGCTACATCGCCCACGAGCCAGCGGTGCGCGCGCTGAACATGCTCACCGCCGCCCACGGGATGCTGGGCATGTCGATCATTGTGATCTTCCCAGCCTGGGCGGTGCGCGAGCTGCACGGCGATGTCTCGACCAATGGCCTGATGCTGTCGGCGCGCAGCCTGGGGGCGCTGGTGGGCGTGGTGTTTTTAGCCTTTGTCAGCCGCTCGGGCCAGAAGGGCCAGCTGCTCTCGATCGCAACTTTTGCCTTCCCCATCCTGCTGCTGATCTTTACATTTGTGGGCTGGCTGCCGCTGGCGCTGCTGCTGCTGGTGGGCACGGGCATGATGGCCATGTGGGTGCAGAACCTGACCAACACGCTGGTGCAGCTGCACGTGCCCGAGGATCTGCGCGGGCGGGTGATGAGCGCCTATGTGCTGATCTCGCTGGGCTTCGCGCCGCTGGGCGCGCTGTGGATCGGCCTGGTGGGCGAGCAGTTTGGCGATCCTGTGGTGCTGATGCTGAACAGCGGCATTCTGCTGGCGGTGGCGTTGGGCACGTACCTGTTCGTGCCGCAGGTTCGCGAGCTGAAGTAG
- a CDS encoding bifunctional sulfate adenylyltransferase/adenylylsulfate kinase, whose amino-acid sequence MVPADQLEAWKAYASTLPSIQLSERALCDLELLATGAFSPLDRFMGKEDYQHVLDDMRLSNGYIFPIPITLPVEPGPDIEVGKSIALRNAKNNLLAVMTIDEVYSWDREEAAQKVFGSTDTAHPLVAEMRSWGSLFISGPLQVGELPLHYDFEDIRLTPAQTRERLQGYGNPNVVAFQTRNPLHRAHEELTKRAAAAVDGVLLLHPSVGMTKPGDVDHYTRVRAYKALANNYYEPGSILLSLLPLAMRMAGPREALWHAIIRRNHGANYFIVGRDHAGPGKDSTGKPFYGPYDAQTLVQQHAEELGVGVLTFNEMVYLPDEDRYEENTKLPAGAKTASISGTQVREDYLNKGVLLPGWFTRPAVAQILADTYPPRHRQGACIWFTGLSGAGKSTTAEILTMLLWECGRQITMLDGDVVRTHLSKGLGFSKADRDVNILRIGYVASEIVHHGGIAMCAAVSPYRSTRDAVRAMVGPDRFIEVFVDTPLEVCEQRDVKGMYAKARRGEIKDFTGIDDPYEAPLNPEITLDAAGSTPAENAHKILDYLAKQGLVLLAEKTA is encoded by the coding sequence ATGGTGCCCGCCGACCAGCTGGAGGCCTGGAAGGCCTACGCCAGCACGCTGCCCTCCATCCAGCTCTCCGAGCGGGCGCTGTGCGACCTGGAGCTGCTGGCCACCGGCGCGTTCTCGCCGCTCGACCGCTTCATGGGCAAAGAGGACTACCAGCACGTGCTGGACGACATGCGGCTGAGCAACGGCTACATCTTCCCCATCCCGATCACGCTGCCGGTCGAGCCGGGGCCGGACATCGAGGTGGGCAAGAGCATCGCCCTGCGCAATGCGAAAAATAACCTACTAGCCGTGATGACCATTGATGAGGTATACTCGTGGGACCGCGAGGAGGCGGCGCAGAAAGTGTTTGGCTCGACCGACACAGCCCACCCCCTGGTCGCCGAGATGCGTAGCTGGGGCTCGCTCTTCATCTCTGGCCCGCTGCAGGTGGGCGAGCTGCCGCTGCACTACGACTTCGAGGACATCCGCCTAACCCCGGCGCAGACCCGCGAGCGCCTCCAGGGCTACGGCAACCCCAACGTGGTGGCCTTCCAGACTCGCAACCCCCTGCACCGCGCCCACGAGGAGCTGACCAAGCGCGCCGCCGCCGCCGTGGATGGCGTGCTGCTGCTGCACCCCTCGGTGGGCATGACCAAGCCGGGCGATGTGGACCACTACACCCGCGTGCGCGCCTACAAGGCCCTGGCCAACAACTACTACGAGCCTGGCTCCATCCTGCTGTCGCTGCTGCCGCTGGCCATGCGCATGGCCGGCCCGCGCGAGGCGCTCTGGCACGCGATCATCCGCCGCAACCACGGCGCGAACTACTTCATCGTCGGGCGCGACCACGCCGGCCCCGGCAAGGACTCCACCGGCAAGCCCTTCTACGGCCCCTACGACGCGCAGACCCTGGTGCAGCAGCACGCCGAGGAGCTGGGCGTGGGCGTGCTGACCTTCAACGAGATGGTCTACCTGCCCGACGAGGACCGCTACGAGGAGAACACCAAGCTCCCGGCGGGCGCGAAGACCGCCTCGATCTCGGGCACCCAGGTGCGCGAGGACTACCTGAACAAGGGCGTGCTGCTGCCGGGCTGGTTCACCCGCCCAGCCGTGGCACAGATTCTGGCGGATACATACCCACCGCGCCATCGCCAGGGCGCGTGCATCTGGTTCACGGGCCTCAGCGGCGCGGGTAAATCCACCACCGCCGAGATCCTGACCATGCTGCTCTGGGAGTGCGGGCGGCAGATCACCATGCTGGATGGCGACGTGGTGCGCACCCACCTCTCCAAGGGGCTGGGCTTCAGCAAGGCCGACCGCGACGTGAACATCCTGCGCATCGGCTACGTGGCCTCGGAGATCGTGCACCACGGCGGGATCGCGATGTGCGCCGCCGTCAGCCCCTACCGCTCCACCCGCGACGCGGTGCGCGCGATGGTCGGCCCCGATCGCTTCATCGAGGTGTTCGTGGACACGCCGCTGGAGGTGTGCGAGCAGCGCGATGTGAAGGGCATGTACGCCAAGGCGCGGCGCGGCGAGATCAAGGACTTCACCGGCATCGACGACCCCTACGAGGCACCGCTGAACCCCGAGATCACGCTGGACGCCGCAGGCAGCACGCCGGCGGAGAACGCGCACAAGATCCTGGATTACCTTGCCAAGCAGGGCCTGGTGCTGCTGGCGGAGAAGACCGCCTAG